From a region of the Thermomicrobium roseum DSM 5159 genome:
- a CDS encoding phytoene desaturase family protein — MTSQSTRRIVVIGAGIAGLAAGAALSHAGLPVTVLEAHIYPGGCAASFRYQGHWYDAGATLVAGLAPGGPLQLLGRTAGIESWPARLCDPTMVVHLEDGTIVPRYADERRWETYRSLFPTSLPFWTWQEKTARLLWDFALRLPELRPRSLGSLRDLVAATARWFLAAHPSPAIVLDLWRPLARYLPDDPIFRRFIDAQLLIAAQGVATDIFALYGAAALDLPNAGVAELAGGTGTIARLLVEAIQRQGGSVHFRQEVETIERAGTSWRIRTRQGLVLESSLLIANLTPWGLARIWPEAPKWLRSRTERPPRGWGAFMLYVSLDSSAIPRGTPVHQQILAPGQLGEGRSVFLSLSPEWDGSRAPAGRRAATMSTHTRYEHWWRLAETDRTAYEAEIARYTERMLDTAARALPWLPGAIRAVLPSTPLAFQRFARRPWGWVGGFPQRHPFVGWPTEIVPGLYLVGDSVFPGQSIPATALAGLRVARRILRDLGADLVLAPQEPSMHPPVGDGEPVMAYR; from the coding sequence ATGACATCCCAGAGTACACGACGAATCGTCGTCATCGGTGCCGGCATCGCCGGGCTTGCGGCTGGTGCGGCACTGTCCCATGCTGGACTCCCGGTCACCGTGCTGGAGGCCCACATCTACCCCGGTGGGTGCGCCGCCTCGTTCCGTTATCAGGGCCACTGGTACGATGCTGGTGCGACCCTGGTCGCTGGACTCGCCCCGGGAGGACCGCTCCAACTGCTCGGGCGCACCGCCGGGATCGAGTCATGGCCGGCCCGGCTCTGCGATCCGACCATGGTCGTCCATCTGGAGGACGGCACGATAGTCCCCCGCTACGCTGACGAGCGACGCTGGGAGACGTACCGATCGCTCTTTCCCACCAGTCTGCCTTTCTGGACCTGGCAAGAAAAGACGGCGCGTCTTCTCTGGGATTTCGCCTTGCGGCTCCCCGAACTGCGACCCCGCTCACTCGGCTCGCTGCGCGACCTGGTCGCTGCGACGGCGCGGTGGTTCCTCGCCGCCCACCCTTCCCCCGCGATCGTGCTTGACTTGTGGCGCCCACTGGCGCGGTATCTGCCGGACGATCCGATCTTCCGCCGCTTCATCGATGCACAGCTCCTCATCGCGGCACAGGGTGTGGCCACCGACATTTTTGCGCTTTATGGCGCTGCCGCGCTGGACTTGCCCAATGCTGGTGTGGCCGAACTCGCCGGTGGTACCGGGACGATCGCCCGTCTTCTCGTCGAAGCGATCCAGCGGCAGGGCGGCTCGGTCCATTTCCGCCAGGAGGTGGAAACCATCGAACGCGCAGGCACCAGCTGGCGCATCCGAACCCGGCAAGGGCTGGTTCTCGAATCGTCGCTCCTCATCGCGAACCTCACGCCATGGGGACTGGCGCGCATCTGGCCCGAGGCGCCGAAATGGTTACGCTCCCGCACTGAGCGACCGCCGCGCGGCTGGGGAGCCTTCATGCTCTATGTGAGTCTGGACAGCAGCGCTATCCCGCGGGGCACGCCGGTCCACCAGCAAATTCTCGCACCCGGCCAGCTCGGCGAGGGGCGATCCGTCTTTCTCTCGCTCAGTCCGGAGTGGGATGGCAGCCGGGCACCGGCCGGCCGCCGAGCCGCTACGATGAGTACGCATACGCGCTACGAGCACTGGTGGCGGCTCGCCGAGACCGATCGGACAGCCTACGAAGCCGAAATCGCGCGCTATACCGAACGCATGCTGGATACGGCAGCCCGTGCACTTCCCTGGCTACCGGGCGCGATCCGCGCCGTACTGCCGAGTACGCCCCTCGCGTTCCAGCGCTTCGCCCGGCGACCCTGGGGCTGGGTCGGTGGCTTTCCGCAGCGCCATCCGTTCGTCGGTTGGCCAACGGAGATCGTGCCGGGCTTGTATCTGGTGGGCGATAGCGTCTTTCCGGGCCAGTCGATTCCGGCGACAGCCCTCGCGGGCCTCCGTGTCGCACGCCGGATCCTGCGCGATCTCGGTGCAGACCTCGTACTCGCTCCGCAAGAGCCGAGCATGCACCCCCCGGTGGGAGACGGCGAGCCCGTCATGGCCTATCGCTGA
- the mrdA gene encoding penicillin-binding protein 2, translating into MPRATVRSSRRRSASGSLVAGLLIFAIVTGGIVAVALQFGDRQDTTTIGVADQSSASATLTRELAAPRTAREAAERFVRAWEERDYRAMYALLSSAARQQIDEAQFIRRYEAISAEMGERSLQVTLGEALPGTMRFPIHVVRETTRVGRLEEDNAIPIVREGDAFRIDWTPSLIVADLGDGRVEWIPTVPQRGRLLDVKGRPLAQLGLVNKVGVVPGQIRDEHLLLERLSTLLNVPSETIRQRYAGGQPDWFMPVATLPDPIDPGLLEQLAGIPGVVVRQWPERVYPLGPAAAHVTGYLSEVSAEELERRAADGYEPGDRIGRAGIEAWAEDFLRGRRGGRLVIVGPDGRERRFLAEIPAQPAADVLTTIDTDLQEAAYRALGDRVGSVVAIDPRSGAIRALVSNPSFDPNRFILGLRTDEWQALNDEQRRPLIDRATQVGYPTGSTFKVVTMAAGLAYLGLRAESRFDCPPTFSLPGSSVVWRDWNPRGQGQLTLHDALVQSCNTVFFQIGAQLDERDPNLLPQMARAFGFGSETGLTELPETAGLVPDPSWKRRERGDYWARGDAVNLSIGQGFFLATPLQLADAYAALANGGTLWQPFLVERVVAIDGSERFHAEPKARGALPLTPEQIDTIRAALRDVVARPNGTAWSAFQGFTVSVAGKTGTAESGQETPHAWFVAIAPAENPELVLVVMVEHGGEGSRVAAPIARQILETAQQAGYFQR; encoded by the coding sequence ATGCCACGCGCTACGGTCCGTTCGTCGCGCCGGAGAAGCGCGTCGGGATCTCTGGTCGCTGGCCTGCTGATCTTCGCGATCGTGACCGGCGGTATCGTCGCAGTCGCGCTCCAGTTCGGTGACCGGCAGGACACGACGACGATCGGGGTTGCCGACCAGAGCAGTGCCTCAGCCACACTGACGCGCGAGTTGGCTGCCCCGCGGACAGCCCGCGAAGCTGCTGAGCGTTTCGTGCGCGCCTGGGAGGAGCGGGACTACCGCGCGATGTACGCGCTCCTCTCGTCGGCTGCCCGTCAGCAAATCGACGAAGCTCAGTTCATTCGTCGCTACGAAGCGATCTCGGCCGAAATGGGCGAACGCTCGCTCCAGGTCACGCTGGGAGAGGCGTTGCCTGGGACCATGCGCTTTCCGATCCACGTGGTACGCGAGACGACGCGCGTCGGCCGACTCGAGGAGGATAACGCGATCCCGATCGTTCGCGAAGGGGACGCGTTCCGGATCGATTGGACACCTTCGCTCATCGTCGCCGACTTGGGTGACGGCCGTGTCGAGTGGATCCCGACGGTTCCCCAGCGTGGCCGTCTCCTCGACGTGAAGGGAAGGCCGCTTGCCCAACTGGGTTTGGTGAACAAGGTGGGTGTCGTTCCGGGACAGATTCGCGACGAGCACCTTTTGCTCGAGCGCTTGAGTACTCTCCTCAATGTGCCCTCCGAGACGATACGGCAGCGGTATGCTGGTGGACAACCTGATTGGTTCATGCCGGTCGCAACGCTCCCCGATCCGATCGATCCCGGTTTGCTCGAACAGCTCGCCGGAATCCCCGGGGTCGTGGTCCGTCAGTGGCCCGAGCGCGTCTATCCCCTCGGCCCGGCCGCCGCGCACGTGACCGGCTATCTCTCGGAGGTTTCAGCCGAGGAACTCGAGCGGCGTGCGGCTGACGGCTATGAGCCGGGCGATCGGATCGGACGAGCGGGGATCGAGGCGTGGGCGGAAGACTTCCTGCGCGGCCGCCGCGGAGGGCGGTTAGTCATCGTCGGGCCGGACGGGAGAGAGCGACGATTCCTCGCCGAGATCCCGGCACAGCCGGCGGCTGACGTGCTGACGACGATCGATACCGACCTGCAAGAGGCAGCGTACCGAGCGCTCGGTGATCGGGTCGGGAGCGTGGTGGCGATCGATCCGCGGAGCGGTGCCATCCGGGCTTTGGTGAGTAACCCGAGCTTCGATCCCAACCGCTTCATCCTCGGGTTGCGAACCGACGAATGGCAGGCGCTCAATGACGAGCAACGTCGCCCACTGATCGACCGGGCGACGCAGGTGGGATATCCCACCGGATCGACCTTCAAGGTGGTGACCATGGCTGCAGGACTGGCGTATCTGGGCTTGCGCGCCGAGAGCAGGTTCGATTGCCCGCCCACCTTCAGTCTGCCGGGAAGTTCTGTTGTTTGGCGCGATTGGAACCCGCGCGGGCAGGGACAGTTGACGCTGCACGATGCCCTGGTCCAGTCCTGTAACACCGTCTTCTTTCAGATCGGTGCGCAGCTCGACGAGCGCGATCCCAACCTGCTTCCCCAGATGGCGCGTGCGTTCGGTTTCGGGTCGGAAACTGGACTCACCGAGTTGCCCGAGACGGCCGGCCTGGTCCCTGATCCCAGCTGGAAGCGTCGGGAGCGTGGGGACTACTGGGCGCGAGGAGATGCGGTCAATCTGTCGATCGGACAAGGATTCTTCCTGGCGACGCCGCTGCAGTTGGCCGATGCCTATGCGGCGCTCGCCAACGGGGGCACGCTCTGGCAGCCGTTCCTCGTCGAGCGAGTCGTCGCGATCGACGGCAGCGAGCGTTTCCATGCCGAGCCGAAGGCGCGAGGAGCGCTCCCGTTGACACCAGAGCAGATCGACACGATCCGAGCCGCATTACGCGATGTGGTCGCTCGGCCGAACGGGACAGCATGGAGTGCCTTCCAGGGTTTTACGGTTTCGGTGGCAGGCAAGACAGGTACGGCCGAGTCTGGCCAGGAGACGCCGCACGCCTGGTTCGTGGCGATCGCGCCAGCCGAGAATCCAGAACTCGTCCTGGTGGTGATGGTGGAGCACGGCGGGGAAGGGTCGCGCGTCGCGGCACCGATCGCGCGGCAGATCCTCGAAACAGCGCAACAAGCCGGGTATTTTCAGCGATAG
- a CDS encoding ribose-phosphate diphosphokinase has translation MGGLYDQLTIFGGNSNPELTKAICAYIDIPPGRIEVFKFSNENIFVRIGESVRENDVFVIQSFSSPVNESIMELLIIIDALKRASAGRITAVIPYYAYGRTDKKDQPRVPITARLIADMITVAGADRILTVDLHAGQIQGFFNIPVDEMTALPILARYFQEKRLENPVVVSPDLGSTKRARNFAEELDAPLAIIEKRRLGNDDRTEVLNLIGSVDDASVILIDDEIDTAGSITQAAELCIARGAREVYAACTHPVLSGPAIERLALSPIKEVVVTDTIPLPPQKRLDKITVLSVAPLLGESIQRIHTGASVSLAYRSAGRLPLR, from the coding sequence ATGGGCGGGCTCTACGACCAACTGACGATTTTCGGTGGTAATTCCAATCCGGAACTCACCAAGGCGATCTGCGCCTATATCGACATCCCACCCGGACGGATCGAAGTCTTCAAGTTCAGCAACGAAAATATCTTCGTGCGCATCGGCGAGAGCGTGCGCGAGAACGATGTCTTCGTCATCCAGTCGTTCTCGAGCCCCGTGAACGAGAGCATCATGGAGCTACTGATCATCATCGATGCCCTCAAGCGCGCATCAGCCGGTCGGATCACCGCGGTGATCCCCTACTACGCCTACGGGAGAACAGACAAGAAGGACCAACCGCGTGTGCCCATCACCGCTCGTCTGATCGCCGACATGATCACCGTCGCCGGAGCGGATCGGATTCTGACCGTCGATCTGCATGCAGGGCAGATCCAAGGTTTCTTCAACATCCCCGTGGACGAGATGACCGCGCTGCCGATTCTCGCGCGGTACTTCCAGGAAAAACGACTGGAGAATCCGGTAGTCGTTTCCCCTGACCTCGGGAGCACCAAGCGGGCACGCAACTTCGCCGAGGAACTGGACGCTCCCCTCGCCATCATCGAAAAGCGCCGGCTGGGGAACGACGATCGAACCGAAGTGCTGAATCTCATCGGTTCGGTCGATGACGCATCGGTGATCCTGATCGACGACGAGATCGATACAGCGGGATCGATCACCCAAGCGGCCGAGCTCTGTATCGCTCGCGGTGCGCGTGAAGTGTATGCGGCCTGTACCCATCCAGTCCTGAGCGGACCGGCGATCGAACGGCTCGCCCTGAGCCCGATCAAAGAAGTTGTCGTGACCGATACGATCCCGCTTCCTCCACAGAAGCGGCTGGACAAGATCACGGTTCTTTCGGTGGCACCCCTGCTCGGTGAATCGATCCAGCGGATCCACACCGGAGCCAGCGTCAGTTTGGCCTACCGCAGTGCTGGGCGTTTGCCCTTGCGCTGA
- the rnc gene encoding ribonuclease III, translated as MEDQQTNRAQSSGRDERVVQAMEALGIAFRRPDLLRQALTHLSYVYERSRSTQAAVEEANERLEFLGDAVLELLVSEFLYRRFPTASEGELTAYRAALVRTPTLARWARRFRLDEFLYLGRSEVPRPGRPVRERILAGAFEAVLGALYLDRGIRVVRRFLHRLLLEEAEGLIAIGQNENYKGRLQELIQDRLRITPVYRTIAVTGPAHQRTFTAEVLIGERPYGVGHGPSKRAAEQEAARRALERLRAEGIG; from the coding sequence ATGGAGGACCAGCAGACGAACCGAGCGCAGTCGAGCGGGCGCGACGAGCGAGTCGTGCAGGCGATGGAGGCCCTGGGGATCGCGTTCCGTCGACCGGACCTCCTGCGCCAGGCCTTGACGCACCTTTCGTACGTCTACGAACGGAGCCGGAGCACGCAGGCCGCGGTCGAGGAGGCGAACGAGCGCTTGGAGTTTCTCGGCGACGCAGTTCTCGAACTCTTGGTGAGCGAGTTCCTCTACCGGCGCTTTCCCACCGCGAGCGAGGGGGAACTCACCGCGTACCGCGCGGCTTTGGTGCGTACGCCGACGTTGGCACGCTGGGCACGCCGTTTCCGACTCGACGAGTTCTTGTATCTCGGTCGTAGCGAGGTGCCCCGACCGGGGCGACCGGTCCGCGAACGGATTCTCGCAGGAGCCTTCGAGGCGGTGCTCGGTGCGCTCTACCTGGATCGTGGTATTCGGGTCGTGCGGCGGTTCCTGCACCGGCTCTTGCTCGAAGAGGCCGAGGGACTGATCGCGATCGGCCAGAACGAGAACTACAAGGGACGGCTCCAGGAACTGATTCAAGACCGGTTGCGGATCACGCCGGTCTATCGCACCATTGCAGTGACGGGGCCGGCGCACCAGCGTACGTTCACGGCGGAAGTGCTGATCGGCGAGCGCCCATACGGAGTGGGCCACGGCCCGAGCAAGCGGGCAGCGGAGCAAGAGGCAGCACGGCGCGCACTCGAGCGGCTGCGGGCGGAGGGGATCGGCTGA